The sequence below is a genomic window from Vicinamibacteria bacterium.
TGATCAGGATCGGTGGATAGCCGCCGTCGGGCCTTCGCTCCCGAAACGAAGCGATCATGAGGCGGTAGTAATCGATGGTAGCTTCCGGCCCCATCCCCCCGAGCATTCCAATGGTCTTCATCTTTCCATCGAGCGTAGCTTGCCGCTTAAGATCCAGAACAGCATCAGATCGCAGTAATCGGTTGCGGCACAGCGCCAGGGATTTGGAGGTTGGCCTCCAAGTCCCATCCCGCGGATACCGCGCGAAACACGCTCAGGTCATGCGGTGGCACAGCTTTCCGAGGGCGCCGAGGGCGTGCTCGATGACCGGGGACCAGGGCGCGCCGCAGCTCAACCGGACAAAGCCACGGTGGCGGCCCCGGGTCGAAAAGATCTCCCCGGGCAGGATGGCAATGCCCTGCTCTAGCGCATGCCGGTAGAGCTCCGTGCCGTTCACTCTGGGAGGCAGTTGGACCCAGACGAGATTGCCGCCCTCCGGCCGCGTCAGGCGCGTGCCCGGAGGGAAAGCCTCAGTGACCGCGTAGACGACGCGTGACACCTGATCCGCCAGACGGAGCCGCAGCCGCCGCAAGTGCCGTTCGAAGTGGCCGTGCTCCAAGACGCGGGCGAGGCTCAGCTGCGACAGGGAGGCGGTAGCCATCGAAGTGATGCCCTTGAGGAAGCGCGCTCGATCGCGGAAGCGGCCGGCCTCTATCCAACCCAGCCGCAGCCCGGGCGCCAGGGTCTTCGAGAACGAGGAGCAGAGCAATACCAAACCCGCCGCATCGAACGCCTTCGCTGCGGGCGGGCGCACCTCTCCGAAGGCCAGGTCGCCGAAGACGTCGTCCTCGATGAGCGGCACCTGCCGGCGCGTGACGAGGGCAACCAGCTCCTCTTTGGCGGCGCGGCTCATCACGCAGCCCAGCGGGTTGTGGGATGTGGTCATGCACACCACAGCCTTCGGATAGTGCCGGGCGATGGCGTGGTCCAGCAGGTCGAGTCGGATCCCGCGGCCGGGCTCCGCCGGTACCTCGACCACTCGCAGCCCCAGCGACTCCGCGGCCTGGAGAATCCCGAAATAGGTGGGGCTCTCCACTGCGATCAGGTCGCCAGGCCGAGTGACCGCACGCAGGCAGAGGTTAAGCGCCTCGAGCCCCCCGGCAGTCACCAGGATATCGTCGGGATCGAGTGTGCAGCCGGCGGCGAAAGCACGTCGGGCGAGCTGACGGCGCAGCTCCGGGTGACCGGTCAGCGGACCGTAGCCGGCGCTGTGCCCGGGTTCGTCGGCCAACACGCTTCGGACGGCGCGGTTCAAGTGACGCAAGGGGAGCCACGCGGGGCACGGCGCGGCCACGCCCAAGGGCACCAGTCGCGTTTCCTGGGTGCGGCCGAGCACCTCGCTCACCTCGTTGGCGATGCTCACCGGGACCGGTGC
It includes:
- a CDS encoding PLP-dependent aminotransferase family protein, which translates into the protein MQIPHTSTRTEGPEEASYLYARLAARLRAQIARGVLSPGDRLPSVRVLSRQEAVSISTVTQAYLSLERDGLLVARERSGYFVSAPPAAHLLPRSRPGPIAPVPVSIANEVSEVLGRTQETRLVPLGVAAPCPAWLPLRHLNRAVRSVLADEPGHSAGYGPLTGHPELRRQLARRAFAAGCTLDPDDILVTAGGLEALNLCLRAVTRPGDLIAVESPTYFGILQAAESLGLRVVEVPAEPGRGIRLDLLDHAIARHYPKAVVCMTTSHNPLGCVMSRAAKEELVALVTRRQVPLIEDDVFGDLAFGEVRPPAAKAFDAAGLVLLCSSFSKTLAPGLRLGWIEAGRFRDRARFLKGITSMATASLSQLSLARVLEHGHFERHLRRLRLRLADQVSRVVYAVTEAFPPGTRLTRPEGGNLVWVQLPPRVNGTELYRHALEQGIAILPGEIFSTRGRHRGFVRLSCGAPWSPVIEHALGALGKLCHRMT